In Deinococcus proteolyticus MRP, a single genomic region encodes these proteins:
- the purK gene encoding 5-(carboxyamino)imidazole ribonucleotide synthase has product MSDTFTPKTLGILGGGQLAQMLALAAIPLGVRVVALEPDPQAGARLCAKHLQAPYTDPAGLARLAECDAVTLEFENVPVEALEYLQGRVPVRPGAGLLAHSKHRAREKEGLRAAGVGTADWVTIEVESDLTGALERVSGAGILKTSELGYDGKGQRRVSSEAELTAAWDDLGRVPCVLEGLVPFVREVSLGVARTSGGALAFGPLVENVHRDGILRTSVYLGADQQAAAQAREMARRVAEAWGLEGLMTLEFFELASGELLVNEVAPRVHNSGHLTQDGGGLSQFGAQVRAVLGLPLADWTPLHPTAMVNWVGAEDEAAQPDWAAIDALPGTHIHLYHKAWRSGRKLGHVNLTAPDAETLRERLAQLERLIP; this is encoded by the coding sequence ATGAGCGACACCTTTACCCCAAAGACGCTGGGCATACTGGGCGGCGGGCAACTGGCGCAGATGCTGGCGCTGGCGGCAATTCCGCTGGGCGTGCGGGTGGTGGCGCTGGAACCCGACCCGCAGGCGGGGGCACGGCTGTGCGCCAAGCACCTCCAGGCCCCCTACACCGACCCCGCAGGCTTGGCGCGGCTGGCCGAGTGCGACGCGGTGACGCTGGAATTTGAAAATGTGCCGGTAGAGGCGCTGGAATACCTGCAAGGCCGCGTGCCCGTCCGCCCTGGCGCGGGACTGCTGGCGCACTCCAAGCACCGCGCCCGCGAGAAAGAGGGCCTGCGGGCCGCTGGGGTGGGCACGGCGGACTGGGTGACGATTGAGGTTGAAAGTGACCTGACCGGCGCACTGGAGCGCGTGAGCGGCGCAGGCATCCTCAAGACCTCCGAACTGGGCTACGACGGCAAAGGCCAGCGCCGTGTGAGCAGCGAGGCTGAGCTGACCGCCGCCTGGGACGACCTGGGCCGCGTGCCATGCGTGCTGGAAGGGCTGGTGCCGTTCGTGCGCGAAGTGAGCCTGGGCGTGGCGCGGACCTCGGGTGGGGCGCTGGCCTTCGGGCCGCTGGTGGAAAATGTTCACCGTGACGGCATTCTCAGGACTTCGGTGTACCTGGGAGCCGACCAGCAAGCCGCCGCGCAGGCCCGCGAGATGGCCCGCCGGGTGGCCGAAGCCTGGGGCCTGGAAGGGCTGATGACGCTGGAATTTTTCGAGCTGGCGAGCGGTGAGCTGCTGGTGAACGAAGTCGCGCCCCGCGTCCACAACTCGGGCCACCTGACGCAGGACGGCGGCGGCCTCAGCCAGTTCGGGGCGCAGGTGCGGGCGGTGCTGGGCCTGCCGCTGGCCGACTGGACGCCGCTGCATCCCACCGCGATGGTCAACTGGGTGGGCGCGGAGGACGAGGCCGCCCAGCCCGACTGGGCGGCCATTGATGCGCTGCCCGGCACCCACATTCACCTTTACCACAAGGCGTGGCGAAGTGGTCGCAAGCTGGGGCACGTGAACCTGACCGCCCCCGACGCGGAGACACTGCGGGAGCGGCTGGCTCAGCTGGAGCGGCTGATTCCGTAA
- the purE gene encoding 5-(carboxyamino)imidazole ribonucleotide mutase yields MTNPTPKVGVVMGSRSDFDTMQGALDLLAQLQIPYEVRVLSAHRTPHLLPAYAARAERLNLSCIIAGAGGAAHLPGMLAAFTRVPVLGVPVQSRALSGQDSLLSIVQMPAGVPVATFAIGQAGAKNAALFAAAMLATTDETVRSALDEFRAAQTQSVLDDPHFDGHPAAGDA; encoded by the coding sequence ATGACGAACCCCACCCCCAAAGTCGGTGTGGTCATGGGCAGCCGCTCGGACTTCGACACCATGCAGGGCGCCCTGGACCTGCTGGCCCAACTGCAGATTCCCTACGAGGTGCGTGTGCTCTCGGCGCACCGCACGCCGCACCTGCTGCCTGCCTACGCGGCGCGGGCCGAGCGCCTGAATCTCAGCTGCATCATCGCGGGCGCGGGTGGTGCGGCGCACCTGCCGGGGATGCTGGCGGCCTTTACCCGCGTGCCGGTGCTGGGTGTGCCGGTGCAGAGCCGGGCGCTGAGTGGGCAAGACAGCCTGCTGAGCATCGTGCAGATGCCGGCGGGCGTGCCGGTGGCGACTTTTGCGATTGGGCAGGCGGGAGCCAAAAATGCCGCCCTCTTTGCGGCGGCCATGCTGGCTACCACCGACGAGACGGTACGCTCGGCGCTGGATGAGTTCCGCGCCGCGCAGACCCAGAGCGTGTTGGACGACCCGCATTTCGACGGTCACCCGGCAGCGGGGGACGCATGA